In one Solanum dulcamara chromosome 1, daSolDulc1.2, whole genome shotgun sequence genomic region, the following are encoded:
- the LOC129885926 gene encoding probable rhamnogalacturonate lyase B, which yields MSNGILNITLSKPEGEVTGVSYGGVQNLLSTQNVETNRGYWDIMWNNTGPHTIRKKMSGTSFEVIIDNENQTEISFKRTWNVSQSDEPPLNIDKRFIMLRDTPGFYTYSIVERLEGWPISCIQNLRIVFKLQENMFHYMAVSDERQRVMPTSVDRSKGQVLDYKEAVLLTNPTNPDLKGEVDDKYFYSNDNKDGKVYGWVSTTNPPLGFWMINPSNEYRTGGPFRQDLTTHVGPTVLSVFVSTHYAGEDLAIKFQHGESWKKVIGPVFVHLNSDAAAKANPSILWNDAKKRMNQEAASWPYEFPVSKDYIKSNQRGTVRGKLFVSDSFISKHIVPASNAYIGLGPPGDAGSWQRENKGYQFWTKADGNGNFIIDNVIFGTYNLYATVPRIIGDYKYTSNIKVTPGSNIKLGTLIYKPPRNGATIWEIGVPDRTAAEFFIPTPPPQFKVHKYKNNSESIFRQYGLWKQYSVLYPKIDLVYNVETSKYSRDWFFAHVTRNIGNNSYEATTWKIIFNLANVNNASNYTLQLALAAAQQAELQVRVNDEKVQKPHFTTGYIGGSNAIARHGIHGLYWLYSIGIQGKLLVKGTNTIFLTQTMALSPYQGVMYDYIRFEGPHQ from the exons ATGAGCAATGGCATCCTTAATATTACTTTATCAAAACCAGAAGGTGAAGTCACTGGCGTATCATATGGCGGGGTCCAAAATCTACTATCCACCCAAAATGTAGAAACCAATAGAGg GTATTGGGATATTATGTGGAATAACACTGGACCTCATACAATTCGAAAAAA GATGTCGGGAACAAGTTTTGAGGTAATAATTGATAATGAAAACCAGACAGAAATTTCATTTAAAAGAACATGGAATGTTTCTCAATCAGATGAACCTCCCTTGAACATTGATAAAAG ATTTATAATGCTACGTGATACACCGGGATTTTATACGTATTCGATTGTTGAACGTTTAGAAGGATGGCCAATTTCGTGTATACAAAATCTCAGGATTGTGTTCAAGCTTCAAGAAAACAT GTTTCATTACATGGCTGTTTCTGATGAGAGGCAACGTGTCATGCCAACATCGGTGGATCGAAGCAAAGGCCAAGTTCTTGACTACAAAGAAGCTGTTCTTCTCACTAATCCGACTAATCCAGATTTAAAAGGAGAG GTGGATGACAAGTATTTCTATTCAAATGATAATAAAGATGGTAAAGTTTATGGATGGGTTAGTACTACTAATCCTCCATTAGGATTTTGGATGATTAATCCAAGCAATGAATATCGTACTGGAGGACCTTTTAGACAAGACCTTACTACACATGTTGGTCCAACTGTACTTAGT GTATTTGTGAGTACACATTATGCTGGAGAGGATTTAGCAATTAAATTTCAACATGGAGAATCATGGAAAAAAGTAATTGGTCCTGTTTTTGTGCATCTAAATTCAGATGCTGCAGCTAAGGCAAATCCTTCCATACTGTGGAATGATGCAAAGAAAAGA ATGAATCAAGAAGCTGCAAGTTGGCCTTATGAATTTCCAGTTTCAAAAGACTACATCAAATCTAATCAAAGAGGAACTGTTAGAGGCAAGCTATTTGTTAGTGACAG TTTTATCAGTAAACATATTGTGCCAGCATCAAATGCTTATATAGGATTAGGGCCACCAGGAGATGCTGGATCTTGGCAAAGAGAAAATAAA GGTTATCAGTTTTGGACTAAAGCGGATGGTAACGGAAATTTCATTATAGACAATGTCATATTCGGTACATATAACTTGTATGCGACAGTTCCAAGAATTATTGGGGATTACAAATACACTTCAAACATAAAAGTTACTCCAG GTTCAAATATTAAATTAGGTACTTTGATTTATAAACCTCCAAGAAATGGAGCTACAATTTGGGAAATTGGTGTACCAGATAGAACTGCTGCTGAATTTTTTATTCCAACTCCACCTCCACAATTCAAAGTTcacaaatacaaaaataattctGAATCAAT ATTTAGACAATATGGTTTGTGGAAACAATATAGTGTTTTGTATCCTAAAATTGATCTTGTCTACAATGTTGAGACTAGCAAATATTCAAGAGATTGGTTTTTTGCTCATGTTACTAG GAATATAGGAAACAACTCATATGAAGCTACTACATGGAAAATTATATTTAACCTTGCCAATGTTAATAATGCCTCAAATTACACTCTTCAATTGGCTCTTGCTGCAGCTCAACAAGCTGAACTACAA gTTCGTGTCAACGATGAAAAAGTGCAAAAGCCTCATTTTACAACAGGATATATAGGGGGAAGCAATGCAATTGCAAGACATGGAATTCATGGATTATATTGGCTTTATAGCATTGGAATACAAGGCAAATTGCTTGTCAAAGGAACAAACACAATTTTTCTTACACAAACAATGGCTCTTAGCCCATACCAAGGAGTAATGTATGATTATATTCGTTTTGAAGGACCTCATCAGTAA
- the LOC129896932 gene encoding DELLA protein GAI — MKRDRDREREREKTTFHGGSHGGSSGKGKIWEEDEEEQPDAGMDELLAVLGYKVKSSDMAEVAQKLEQLEMAMGTTMEDGISHLSTDTVHKNPSDLSGWVQSMLSSISTNFDMGNTPENELVVSGCGSSSTIIDFSKNEQNRTISDDDLRAIPGGAVFRDSESNNKRQRSSPSFLTDSSARPVVLVDSQETGVRLVHTLMACAEAVQQENLNVADALVRHIGILAVSQSGAMRKVATYFAEALARRIYKIYPQDSIESSYTDVLQMHFYETCPYLKFAHFTANQAILEAFTNCNKVHVIDFSLKQGMQWPALMQALALRPGGPPAFRLTGIGPPQPDNTDNLQQVGWKLARLAETIGVEFEFRGFVANSLADLDASILDIRPSETEAVAVNSVFELHRLLSRPGAIEKVLNSIKQINPKIVTLVEQEANHNAGVFIDRFNEALHYYSTMFDSLESSSSSPTGLPQPPVNNQDLVMSEVYLGRQICNVVACEGSDRVERHETLNQWRVRMNSSGFDPVHLGSNAFKQASMLLALFAGGDGYRVEENDGCLMLGWHTRPLITTSAWQLMPDSGAGAGEVES; from the coding sequence atgaaGAGAGATCGAGAtcgagaaagagaaagagaaaaaaccaCCTTCCATGGCGGTTCCCATGGTGGCTCTTCTGGTAAAGGAAAGATTtgggaagaagatgaagaagaacaaCCAGATGCAGGAATGGATGAGCTTTTAGCTGTTTTGGGTTATAAAGTTAAGTCATCAGATATGGCTGAAGTTGCTCAAAAACTTGAACAACTTGAGATGGCTATGGGTACAACTATGGAAGATGGAATCAGTCATCTTTCTACTGATACAGTTCATAAAAACCCATCTGATCTTTCTGGTTGGGTACAAAGTATGTTATCTTCCATTTCAACAAATTTCGATATGGGTAATACTCCAGAAAACGAATTAGTTGTTTCTGGTTGTGGCTCTTCTTCAACCATcatcgatttctcaaaaaacGAACAAAATCGCACAATTTCTGATGATGATTTAAGAGCTATTCCTGGTGGTGCTGTTTTCAGAGATTCAGAAAGTAATAATAAAAGGCAAAGATCCAGTCCAAGTTTCTTAACAGATTCATCAGCAAGACCAGTTGTACTCGTCGATTCACAAGAAACTGGTGTTCGTCTTGTTCATACTTTAATGGCTTGTGCTGAAGCTGTACAACAAGAAAACTTAAACGTAGCTGATGCACTTGTTAGACATATTGGTATTCTTGCTGTTTCACAATCTGGTGCTATGAGAAAAGTTGCTACTTACTTTGCTGAAGCATTAGCAAGAAGAATCTACAAAATTTACCCACAAGATTCAATTGAATCCTCATACACTGATGTTTTACAGATGCACTTTTATGAAACTTGCCCTTATCTCAAATTTGCTCATTTCACAGCAAATCAAGCTATTCTTGAAGCTTTTACAAATTGCAACAAAGTTCATGTTATTGATTTCAGTTTAAAACAAGGTATGCAATGGCCAGCACTTATGCAAGCTTTAGCTTTACGTCCTGGTGGACCACCTGCATTTAGACTTACTGGAATTGGTCCTCCACAGCCTGATAACACTGATAATTTGCAACAAGTTGGATGGAAATTAGCTCGGTTAGCTGAGACCATCGGTGTCGAATTTGAATTCCGGGGTTTTGTTGCTAATTCATTAGCTGATCTTGATGCTTCCATTCTTGATATTAGGCCTAGTGAAACTGAAGCTGTAGCTGTTAACTCTGTTTTCGAGCTTCATCGATTGTTATCAAGACCTGGAGCAATCGAAAAAGTATTAAACTCTATCAAACAAATTAACCCCAAGATCGTTACACTTGTTGAACAAGAAGCGAATCACAACGCGGGTGTTTTCATTGATAGATTCAACGAAGCTTTGCATTATTACTCAACCATGTTTGATTCATTAGAAAGTTCTTCGTCTTCACCAACTGGGTTACCTCAACCTCCGGTGAACAATCAAGATTTGGTTATGTCGGAGGTTTATTTAGGGAGACAGATATGTAACGTCGTGGCTTGTGAAGGTTCCGATCGAGTTGAACGACATGAAACACTGAATCAATGGCGAGTTAGGATGAACTCATCTGGGTTCGATCCGGTTCATCTGGGTTCAAATGCCTTCAAGCAAGCTTCCATGCTTTTAGCTCTGTTCGCCGGCGGCGATGGTTACAGAGTGGAAGAAAACGATGGGTGTCTTATGTTGGGTTGGCATACACGGCCACTCATAACCACCTCCGCCTGGCAGCTCATGCCGGACTCCGGTGCCGGCGCCGGAGAAGTCGAGTCGTAA
- the LOC129885018 gene encoding probable rhamnogalacturonate lyase B, protein MGRYKQLSVHVLEVTMVVLLFFEVADCHSHNGRRLTTMPPVKLDIRHKQVTMSNIFFNITLSTPDGHVIGVSYGGVQNILSTQNEETNRGYWDIVWNSAGPHTSFSQKFKGTSFEVIINNENQAELSFKRTWNASQSNEPPLNIDKRFIILRDTPGFYTYSIVERLEGWPISYIQNIRLVFRLQTNMFNYMAVSDKRQRIMPTDMDRMKGKVLDYKEAVLLTNPTNPDLKGEVDDKYFYANNDNDGKVYGWISTTNPPLGFWMINPSNEYRVGGPLKQDLTTHVGPTILSVFVSTHYAGEDLAIKFKHGESWKKVIGPVFVYLNSDAAAKANPSILWNDAKKRMNQEAASWPYEFPVSKDYIKSNQRGTVRGQLFVNDGFISKHNVAASNAYIGLGPPGEAGSWQRENKGYQFWTKTDGNGNFIIENVIFGTYNLYATVPEIIGDYKYTSNIKVTPGSNIRLGTLIYKPPRNGPTIWEIGVPDRTAVEFFIPAPPSQFKVHKYKNNSESIFRQYGLWEQYSVLYPKNDLVYKVGTSNYSRDWFYAHVTRNIGNKTYKATTWKIIFNLANVNNASNYTLQLALAAAHEADLHVRVNDEKAQEPYFSTGYIGGNNAIARHGIHGLYYLYSIGIQGKLFVKGTNTIFLTQTMALSPYEGVMYDYIRLEGPH, encoded by the exons ATGGGGAGATATAAGCAATTAAGTGTACATGTGTTGGAGGTGACTATGGTTGTTTTGTTGTTCTTCGAAGTAGCTGATTGTCATTCTCACAATGG GCGAAGATTGACAACAATGCCACCAGTCAAATTGGACATAAGACATAAACAA GTCACGATGAGCAATATATTCTTTAATATTACTTTATCAACACCAGATGGCCACGTCATTGGCGTATCATATGGTGGGGTTCAAAATATACTATCCACCCAAAATGAAGAAACAAATAGAGG GTATTGGGATATTGTTTGGAATAGCGCTGGACCTCATACAAGTTTTTCACAAAA GTTTAAGGGAACAAGTTTTGAGGTTATAATTAACAATGAAAACCAGGCAGAACTTTCATTTAAAAGAACATGGAATGCTTCTCAATCAAATGAACCTCCCTTAAACATCGATAAAAg GTTTATAATACTGCGCGATACACCAGGATTTTATACGTATTCGATCGTTGAACGTTTAGAAGGATGGCCAATTTCGTATATACAAAATATCAGGCTTGTGTTCCGGCTTCAAACAAACat GTTTAATTACATGGCTGTTTCTGATAAGAGGCAACGTATCATGCCAACAGATATGGATCGAATGAAAGGCAAAGTTCTTGACTACAAAGAAGCTGTTCTTCTGACTAATCCGACTAATCCAGATTTAAAAGGCGAG GTTGATGACAAGTATTTCTATgcaaataatgataatgatggtAAAGTTTATGGATGGATTAGTACTACTAATCCTCCATTAGGATTTTGGATGATTAATCCAAGCAATGAATATCGTGTTGGAGGACCTCTTAAACAAGACCTTACTACACATGTTGGTCCAACTATACTTAGT GTATTTGTGAGTACACATTATGCTGGAGAGGATTTAGCAATTAAATTTAAACATGGAGAATCATGGAAAAAAGTAATTGGTCCTGTTTTTGTGTATCTAAATTCAGATGCTGCAGCTAAGGCAAATCCTTCCATACTGTGGAATGATGCAAAGAAAAGA ATGAATCAAGAAGCTGCAAGTTGGCCTTATGAATTTCCAGTTTCAAAAGACTACATCAAATCTAATCAAAGAGGAACTGTTAGAGGCCAACTATTTGTTAATGACGG GTTTATCAGTAAACATAATGTGGCAGCATCCAATGCTTATATAGGATTAGGGCCACCAGGAGAAGCTGGATCTTGGCAAAGAGAAAACAAG GGTTATCAGTTTTGGACTAAAACGGATGGTAACGGAAATTTCATCATAGAAAATGTCATATTCGGTACATATAACTTGTATGCGACAGTTCCAGAAATTATTGGGGATTACAAATATACTTCAAATATAAAAGTTACTCC AGGTTCAAATATTAGATTAGGTACTTTGATTTATAAACCTCCAAGAAATGGACCTACAATTTGGGAAATTGGTGTACCAGATAGAACTGCTGTTGAATTTTTTATTCCAGCTCCACCTTCACAATTCAAAGTTcacaaatacaaaaataattctGAATCAAT ATTTAGACAATATGGTTTGTGGGAACAATATAGTGTTTTGTATCCTAAAAATGATCTTGTCTACAAGGTTGGGACTAGCAATTACTCAAGAGATTGGTTTTATGCTCATGTTACTAG gAATATAGGAAATAAAACATATAAAGCTACGACATGGAAAATTATATTTAACCTTGCCAATGTTAATAATGCCTCAAATTACACTCTCCAATTGGCTCTTGCTGCAGCTCATGAAGCTGATCTACAC GTTCGTGTCAACGATGAAAAAGCGCAAGAACCTTATTTTTCGACAGGATATATAGGGGGAAATAATGCAATTGCAAGACATGGAATTCATGGATTATATTATCTTTATAGCATTGGAATACAAGGCAAATTGTTTGTCAAAGGAACAAACACAATTTTTCTAACACAAACAATGGCTCTCTCCCCTTATGAAGGTGTAATGTATGATTATATTCGTCTTGAAGGACCTCATTAG